In Trichoderma asperellum chromosome 1, complete sequence, a single window of DNA contains:
- a CDS encoding uncharacterized protein (EggNog:ENOG41), producing the protein MDDFFMMDEAALSADTRAESVGLYLTRAGLLTPPGGWNAAISASCLQHCSSTSPSPIPPWLQANPPPLPTKHCQPSSAQQQKADSARRPDNLSCCAQSPLQPWTEQSMADFLASFNFREEESGLDGRPCTGVEELQLQFRDVFDGKVTDTRAERVAIRLDLAASAELTLGVSAGENNVLEGLSALDPSLGGALSTGISTDTEEGSVARVVLVDDAVMNQSSDEPVLQTSVANHIADAISQVDGSEWTLRDSSRGANGWVFTFICKGSMQHWQRQNKSQLKTLVADYSHRELDPLLGSRPAFDCRGSITISFSRKSRTVSIEYDHTPLHRTVAELSTLYKPLIPRHPLPTAEKKSKAPRQPGAQKKKRAADKATNGEGNKSRKRKRKGDDAVVSEEQGVTEIDASLPTEIQTFTGQVGGEEDSSLAGQQQQQQQQQPPQADQSAQISAAGQVVINVTPEEAERRRNVAVAMLQQAAVDPESLSPEQFNIFANQSPDLQKESLNMLVRYGAERLRIVHPGSKEGSAQPQSPASSSTPAVQSNVQQDPSGPVTTSGLVLHTATSTNTKKGRKKNQTASTGDNGVAEEATTTGETKKTRRRGPAKSRNSCVPCKQRKVKCPKETPICNECREAGLICEFPAPKRRKPRSSALITAEDEAERNKVDEPLGEVQDDEPQLEDHQQLDDDDDDAEGFPDIEDEHVHTQLPIEGVLPNNLNVADWEANHHPATYFPSTTMGASETGTSQPSHTAGVPISDLVNLIMPSGRPYYSNMPATDMPEQTLARQRKSPTQSSAQRGPGRNMTARPAQDEDHHSSVNPTSVSEWSGDDSPVTQAAAVVAAVVTSMQDQNSHESVYGLSESSGNRGSAWRSANAQQPSMGVSQKQGVSAAALQRSGAASPINDAPRTNSLKGKQHSKRGAVHNSPTADQQPNAHGSGLQTQVGIAGSSAYNSYDRYSSTRATETAPTDRISYEPYSYQRDAVGTAPYSGYGHGPLATTSAASMPSQPANTEIPAADRPGAQTYGPYTNSAPRNPSHHHSASYLGIRANAQAQDFNSNLDSSQDSRQVFHMRSQSATSRLGQSGMKQDQNYMTYPSHIQQQQQTSHQRAPQQHEQHAQHAQHAQQSNQHQTWYNFNNHPSTSYASAAGGHGSGYSWNLPGDS; encoded by the exons ATGGATGATTTCTTCATGATGGACGAGGCTGCACTAAGCGCAGATACGCGGGCCGAGTCCGTGGGGCTGTACTTGACGCGTGCTGGCTTGCTCACACCCCCCGGGGGTTGGAACGCCGCTATCAGCGCCTCTTGCCTGCAACATTGCAGTTcgacatcaccatcaccgatTCCGCCATGGTTACAGGCGAATCCGCCGCCACTGCCTACGAAACACTGCCAGCCCAGTTCCGCGCAACAGCAGAAGGCGGACTCAGCCCGACGCCCTGATAatctcagctgctgcgcgcAATCGCCACTCCAGCCTTGGACCGAACAGTCAATGGCGGATTTTCTCGCCAGCTTCAATTTCCGAGAAGAGGAATCCGGGCTCGACGGCCGGCCCTGCACCGGTGTCGAAGAGCTGCAACTGCAGTTTCGCGATGTTTTCGACGGCAAAGTCACAGACACCCGAGCCGAACGGGTTGCGATCAGGCTGGACCTCGCAGCCTCGGCCGAGTTGACGCTTGGAGTGTCGGCGGGCGAGAACAATGTGCTGGAGGGCTTGAGCGCGCTGGACCCGTCGCTGGGAGGCGCTCTGTCGACGGGCATATCTACGGACACTGAGGAAGGCAGTGTCGCCCGCGTGGTGCTCGTGGACGATGCCGTGATGAACCAGTCGTCCGACGAACCAGTGCTGCAGACGTCCGTCGCAAATCACATTGCCGATGCAATTAGCCAGGTCGATGGAAGCGAGTGGACGTTGCGAGACTCGTCGCGAGGCGCAAACGGCTGGGTCTTTACCTTTATCTGCAAAGGTTCCATGCAGCACTGGCAGCGACAAAACAAGAGCCAGCTGAAGACTTTGGTTGCAGACTATTCACACAGGGAACTCGATCCCCTGCTAGGAA GCCGACCTGCCTTTGACTGTCGAGGTTCCATTacaatttccttttctcgaAAATCTAGAACTGTATCGATCGAATATGACCATACACCACTCCACCGGACAGTAGCGGAGCTTtcaactttatataaacctttaataccACGACACCCTCTTCCTAcagcagaaaagaaatctaAAGCGCCCAGACAGCCAGgcgcccagaagaagaaacgagcTGCCGACAAAGCAACCAATGGCGAGGGCAACAAGTCGAGAAAACGGAAGAGGAAAGGAGATGACGCGGTTGTTTCCGAGGAACAAGGCGTAACGGAGATTGATGCTTCTCTACCCACAGAGATTCAAACCTTCACCGGCCAGgttggaggagaagaggatagCAGCTTGGCtggccaacaacaacagcagcagcagcaacagccgcCTCAGGCTGACCAGTCGGCTCAAATCTCCGCAGCAGGACAGGTTGTCATCAATGTGACGCcggaagaggcagagaggcGTCGAAATGTTGCCGTGGCTATGCTCCAACAGGCAGCCGTTGACCCAGAGTCGCTTTCCCCAGAGCAATTCAACATCTTCGCAAATCAATCTCCAGATTTGCAAAAGGAGTCACTCAACATGCTGGTTAGGTATGGTGCAGAGCGTCTCCGTATTGTGCACCCCGGCAGCAAGGAAGGCTCTGCCCAGCCACAATCTCCAGCCTCGTCATCTACGCCTGCGGTTCAGAGTAACGTGCAACAAGATCCATCTGGTCCAGTTACTACCAGTGGGCTGGTTTTGCACACAGCAACTTCCACAAATACGAAGAAGGGGCGAAAGAAAAATCAGACTGCGAGTACCGGCGATAATGGAGTGGCCGAAGAAGCAACGACTACTGGAGAGACGAAGAAAACGAGGCGTCGGGGGCCGGCCAAGTCAAGGAATTCCTGCGTTCCGTGTAAACAGCGTAAGGTTAAG TGTCCAAAAGAAACACCAATATGTAATGAATGCCGTGAGGCGGGCCTGATATGCGAATTCCCGGCTCCTAAGCGAAGAAAACCAAGATCGAGTGCTCTGATCActgcagaagatgaagcagagcGAAATAAAGTAGACGAGCCACTCGGCGAAGTACAGGATGATGAGCCTCAGTTAGAAGACCACCAACAGctagatgatgatgatgatgatgcagaggGCTTTCCCGACATAGAAGATGAGCATGTGCACACTCAATTGCCTATTGAGGGTGTGTTACCAAACAATCTTAATGTTGCCGACTGGGAAGCCAACCACCATCCGGCAACTTATTTTCCGTCGACAACTATGGGGGCCTCCGAGACAGGCACTTCACAACCGTCACACACGGCAGGCGTGCCTATTTCTGATCTTGTCAATCTCATCATGCCTTCGGGGCGTCCGTATTATTCGAACATGCCAGCAACGGATATGCCAGAACAGACGTTGGCACGCCAAAGGAAAAGTCCAACCCAGTCATCGGCACAGCGTGGACCTGGCCGCAACATGACGGCGAGGCCAGCCCAAGACGAAGACCACCACAGCTCAGTGAACCCTACATCAGTTTCAGAATGGTCCGGCGACGACAGCCCGGTTAcgcaggcagcagcagttgtagcagcagtggtgaCCTCTATGCAAGACCAGAACTCTCATGAGTCCGTCTATGGGCTGTCAGAATCATCTGGTAATAGGGGCAGTGCTTGGCGTTCCGCAAACGCCCAGCAGCCGTCTATGGGAGTGTCCCAGAAACAAGGCGTATCAGCAGCCGCACTACAGCGTTCAGGGGCCGCATCACCAATAAATGATGCTCCACGAACCAACTCGCTGAAGGGTAAGCAGCACTCGAAGCGAGGAGCTGTTCACAATTCACCTACCGCCGATCAACAACCCAACGCCCACGGGTCAGGACTACAGACACAGGTTGGTATTGCTGGCTCGTCGGCATATAACAGTTACGACCGTTATTCTAGCACCCGTGCAACAGAAACAGCCCCAACCGATAGAATTTCATACGAACCGTATTCGTATCAGAGAGACGCAGTGGGCACTGCTCCGTACTCGGGCTATGGCCACGGTCCACTTGCAACGACATCTGCCGCTTCTATGCCTTCGCAGCCAGCTAATACTGAAATACCGGCTGCAGATCGCCCAGGAGCACAAACATATGGCCCCTATACGAATTCTGCGCCACGAAATCCTTCGCATCATCACTCGGCATCGTATCTGGGCATAAGGGCAAATGCACAAGCTCAAGATTTTAACAGCAACCTAGACTCGTCACAAGATTCCCGGCAGGTCTTTCATATGCGCTCACAATCTGCGACATCGCGACTTGGCCAGAGTGGGATGAAGCAAGACCAAAATTATATGACATATCCGTCACATattcagcaacagcagcaaacgtCACACCAGCGTGCCCCCCAGCAGCACGAGCAGCACGCGCAACACGCACAACACGCGCAGCAATCGAATCAGCACCAGACATGGTACAACTTCAACAACCATCCGAGTACCTCTTATGCATCTGCCGCTGGAGGGCATGGATCAGGTTACAGCTGGAACCTACCAGGTGATTCGTAA
- a CDS encoding uncharacterized protein (BUSCO:EOG092D1ABF) encodes MADKQRDWRREENDEDDEGEQELDESSFKAQKDAVLLAIEVSPSMLEPPPASSSKKVDRDSPLQAALKCAHHLMEQRIISNPKDMMGILLFGTEKTKFRDDKDGRGGLGYPNCYLFTDLDVPAADDVKALRALVEDEEDEEEVLKPATDVVSMSNVLFCANQIFTTKAANFGSRRLFIVTDNDDPHASDKAARSAAAVRAKDLYDLGITIDLFPIARGESNFDLGKFYDDIVYRDVNAEANGTEVRTSKSGDGLSLLNSLISNINSKQSPKRALFHIPFEIAPGLRITVKGYNVVSRQVPARTCYIWLDGEKAQIATGETTRVAEDSARTVEKQEIKKAYKFGGEYVYFTPEEQKQIRDYGPPVIRIIGFKNRNMIPAWASVKKSTFIFPSEEDYIGSSRVFSALWQKLLDSDKIGIAWCVLRSNSQPVLAAVIPSREQSDEASGTPYLSAGLWISPLPAADDLRDISAERGLDCSEDLKTKMRVIVQQLNLPKGVYNPLKYPNPALQWHYKILQTLALDEEVPDKPEDLTEPKNKAINKRAGGYLEDWAETLKDEADRAARSRSLKREVEDDEISERPAKQRKAAADRPSGSTFSMAQLKAAVESEGLSKMTVAQLKDVAGAKGLSTSGRKADLVERIEQWVEENS; translated from the exons ATGGCAGACAAACAAAGAGACtggagaagggaagagaacgatgaggacgatgaaggCGAGCAGGAGCTTGATGAATCT AGCTTCAAGGCACAGAAAGATGCCGTATTGCTAGCCATTGAAGTCAGCCCATCAATGCTTGAGCCTCCTCCGGCTTCCAGCTCTAAGAAAGTTGATCGAGACAGCCCACTTCAAGCTGCCTTGAAATGTGCACATCATCTGATGGAACAGCGCATCATTTCCAATCCAAAGGACATGATGGGAATTCTTCTATTTGGAACGGAAAAGACCAAATTTCGAGATGACAAAGACGGCCGCGGCGGCCTTGGGTACCCGAATTGTTACCTCTTTACAGATCTTGATGTTCCTGCTGCCGATGATGTCAAGGCCCTGAGAGCGCTGgtagaagacgaagaagacgaagaagaagtgcTGAAGCCAGCTACTGATGTGGTTTCAATGTCAAATGTGCTCTTTTGCGCCAATCAGATATTCACGACAAAGGCAGCCAACTTTGGTAGCCGGCGACTGTTCATCGTAACTGATAACGACGACCCTCACGCATCAGACAAGGCGGCGAGatctgctgccgccgtccGAGCAAAAGATTTATACGATTTGGGTATTACCATTGATCTATTCCCAATTGCTAGAGGAGAGTCAAACTTTGACCTTGGCAAGTTTTATGac GATATCGTTTATCGCGATGTAAATGCCGAAGCCAACGGGACCGAAGTTCGAACTTCCAAGTCTGGCGATGGATTGTCTCTCTTAAATTCCTTGATTTCTAATATCAACTCCAAGCAGTCGCCGAAGAGGGCGCTATTCCATATCCCCTTTGAGATTGCTCCTGGCCTGCGGATAACTGTCAAAGGATACAATGTTGTAAGTCGCCAGGTGCCGGCGAGAACGTGTTATATATGGCTCGACGGAGAAAAAGCCCAGATTGCAACAGGCGAGACAACACGGGTCGCAGAAGACAGTGCGCGAACCGTCGAGAAACAAGAGATTAAGAAAGCCTATAAATTTGGTGGCGAATATGTATACTTTACGCCCGAGGAACAAAAACAGATCAGAGATTATGGCCCCCCAGTCATTCGAATTATCGGATTCAAGAATCGCAACATGATTCCCGCCTGGGCAAGCGTTAAGAAATCCACCTTCATCTTCCCAAGTGAAGAAGACTATATCGGATCATCACGCGTATTTTCGGCCCTCTGGCAGAAGTTGCTGGACAGTGACAAGATAGGCATCGCCTGGTGCGTGCTGCGGTCAAACTCACAACCAGTACTTGCCGCCGTTATTCCATCGAGAGAACAATCTGACGAGGCCTCTGGCACTCCATATCTGTCAGCCGGACTTTGGATTTCTCCGCTccctgctgctgatgatttACGAGACATTAGTGCTGAGCGGGGGCTTGACTGCTCTGAGGATCTAAAGACAAAAATGAGGGTAATTGTACAGCAGCTCAATCTTCCCAAGGGCGTGTATAACCCGCTGAAATACCCGAATCCAGCTTTACAGTGGCATTATAAAATTCTTCAGACGCTCGCTCTAGATGAAGAGGTGCCGGACAAGCCTGAAGACTTGACCGAGCCCAAAAACAAAGCCATAAACAAGCGTGCGGGTGGCTATTTGGAGGACTGGGCTGAGACACTCAAGGATGAAGCCGACAGAGCCGCAAGGTCCCGGTCATTGAAACGAGAagtggaagatgacgagATCTCAGAGCGCCCAGCAAAGCAGAGAAAGGCGGCTGCAGATCGGCCCAGCGGATCAACGTTTAGTATGGCGCAATTGAAAGCTGCGGTTGAGAGCGAAGGCCTATCAAAAATGACAGTGGCGCAACTAAAGGACGTCGCAGGTGCCAAGGGACTCAGCACGAGCGGTAGAAAGGCCGATCTTGTGGAGAGGATCGAGCAGTGGGTAGAGGAAAACAGCTAG
- a CDS encoding uncharacterized protein (BUSCO:EOG092D2W4H) — protein sequence MASRISTKHLARGLSRGSPSRLVSSQLSNHARYLATPAHPVTQDATGSKGPTAMVFLNMGGPSTLPEVGSFLSRLFADGDLIPLGRLQSYIGPLISARRTPKIVKQYDAIGGGSPIRKWSEYQNEEMCKILDKISPETAPHKPYVAFRYADPLTEEMYNKLLADGFGNGKGGRAVAFTQYPQYSCSTTGSSLNELWKWRQRLEGKTASETGNGTINWSVIDRWPTHPGLVEAVAQNIEAKLLEYPEERRSKAILLFSAHSLPMTVVNRGDPYPGEVAATVQAVMERLKFSNPYRLCWQSQVGPQPWLGPQTSHTVENYIEKGQKDLLLIPIAFTSDHIETLYELDIEVIGESGHTDTVKRVESLNGSPVFIQGLADLAKAHLDSGEACSLQMGLRCPACKSERCAESKKFFASQQAAISSA from the exons ATGGCATCAAGGATTTCCACGAAACACCTCGCCCGGGGACTGTCCCGAGGCTCGCCGTCTCGTCTTGTCTCGTCACAGCTATCGAACCATGCCAGATATTTGGCTACCCCAGCGCATCCTGTGACGCAAGATGCGACGGGCTCCAAGGGACCAACGGCCATGGTCTTTCTCAACATGGGTGGGCCTTCTACGCTCCCCGAGGTCGGAAGCTTTTTAAGTAGACTTTTT GCCGATGGCGACCTCATTCCATTGGGCAGACTCCAGTCATATATCGGGCCACTGATCTCGGCGCGAAGGACACCAAAGATCGTGAAGCAGTATGACGCTATCGGGGGCGGCTCTCCCATTCGAAAGTGGTCCGAGTATCAAAACGAAGAAATGTGCAAAATCCTGGACAAGATCTCCCCAGAGACTGCGCCGCATAAGCCATATGTCGCCTTCCGCTACGCAGACCCATTGACCGAGGAGATGTATAACAAACTGTTGGCGGATGGCTTTGGAAACGGAAAGGGTGGTAGAGCTGTCGCATTCACCCAATACCCTCAATACTCTTGTTCCACGACCGGTAGTAGTCTCAACGAGCTGTGGAAATGGCGCCAGAGACTGGAAGGCAAGACGGCTTCGGAAACTGGCAATGGTACCATCAACTGGAGTGTCATTGACCGATGGCCTACCCATCCTGGCCTTGTGGAGGCGGTCGCTCAAAACATTGAAGCAAAGCTGCTTGAGTACCCTGAGGAGCGGAGGAGCAAGGccattctcctcttttcaGCGCACAGCTTGCCTATGACCGTAGTCAACAGAG GTGACCCATATCCCGGCGAAGTTGCCGCCACTGTTCAAGCAGTGATGGAGCGACTGAAATTCTCTAACCCTTACAGACTATGCTGGCAATCGCAGGTCGGCCCGCAGCCTTGGCTGGGGCCCCAGACGTCTCACACTGTGGAAAACTACATTGAGAAGGGCCAAAAAGACCTGCTTCTCATTCCAATTGCATTCACCTCTGATCACATTGAAACGCTCTATGAACTTGACATTGAAGTCATTGGCGAGAGCGGCCACACTGATACCGTCAAGCGAGTGGAGAGCTTGAACGGCAGCCCAGTGTTTATTCAAGGGCTTGCCGACCTCGCAAAGGCACACCTTGATTCCGGGGAGGCCTGCTCGCTGCAAATGGGCCTCCGATGCCCTGCATGCAAGAGCGAGAGATGTGCAGAATCCAAAAAGTTTTTTGCTAGCCAACAAGCTGCGATTTCGTCTGCCTAG